One stretch of Lysobacter sp. KIS68-7 DNA includes these proteins:
- a CDS encoding nuclear transport factor 2 family protein, with product MARFLSVVALALLLLAGCKHAAPEEALRRNIAQMQEAVSERDAGALSDGIAPDFIGPNGMGREDAGRMARMVFLRNKHVGMTLGPLDVAMQQGGATVKFTAALTGGGGGLLPDNGQVYYVTTTWRQDGDEWVLLSAEWTPKL from the coding sequence GTGGCGAGATTCCTGTCGGTGGTGGCCTTGGCGTTGTTGCTGCTCGCTGGTTGCAAGCATGCGGCGCCGGAAGAGGCGTTGCGGCGCAACATCGCGCAGATGCAGGAGGCGGTGAGCGAACGCGACGCAGGTGCGTTGTCCGACGGCATCGCGCCCGATTTCATCGGGCCGAACGGGATGGGTCGGGAGGACGCCGGGCGCATGGCGCGGATGGTGTTCCTGCGCAACAAGCATGTCGGTATGACGCTGGGGCCGCTGGACGTCGCGATGCAGCAGGGCGGGGCGACGGTGAAGTTCACTGCCGCGTTGACGGGCGGTGGCGGTGGGCTGTTGCCGGACAACGGGCAGGTGTACTACGTGACCACGACGTGGCGGCAGGATGGGGATGAGTGGGTTTTGCTTTCTGCGGAGTGGACGCCGAAGCTATGA
- the acnA gene encoding aconitate hydratase AcnA: protein MADSFATRAQLDVNGKSLTYYSLPRLAQRFDLAKLPFSMKILLENLLRHEDGVTVTAEHIEAVATWDAKSEAETEIAFMPARVVLQDFTGVPCVVDLAAMRDAVTKLGGDASRINPLIPSELVIDHSVQVDVFGRADALDLNGKIEFERNMERYSFLRWGQKAFHNFKVVPPNTGIVHQVNLENLARVVVERDVQLPDGSTEAQAFPDTVFGTDSHTTMINGIGVLGWGVGGIEAEAAMLGQPSSMLIPQVVGFKLTGKLPEGTTATDLVLTVTQMLRALGVVGKFVEFYGDGLQHLPLADRATIANMAPEYGATCGIFPIDAEAVNYLRLSGRSEAQIALVEAYAKAQGMWHDANTPHATYSATLELDLSDVKPSLAGPKRPQDRVLLEKVKDNFHANLEGLTASRTAKKTEVVRMDAEGGDQPQAEHLAAKPKSKIRIADQDCELSDGSVVIAAITSCTNTSNPAVMLGAGLLARNAVRLGLKVKPWVKTSLGPGSLVVTDYLKKANVLGDLEKLGFFVVGYGCTTCIGNSGPLPDEVSKGIAENELVVASVLSGNRNFEGRVHPEVKMNYLASPPLVVAYALAGTVDINLDVEPLGKDANGKDVFLRDIWPSNKDVGDTIAATVGPELFAKNYADVFKGDSRWNQIASPEGESYKWDGGSTYIKNPPYFDGMTMHVGNISDIHGARVLGLFGDSITTDHISPAGNIKKDSPAGRFLQERGVQPVDFNSYGSRRGNDDVMVRGTFANIRIKNLMFGGEEGGNTLFFDKAGRPGEKMAIYDAAMKYKADKTPLVVFAGKEYGTGSSRDWAAKGTNLLGVKAVVAESFERIHRSNLVGMGVLPLQFMDGENAKSLGLTGSETFDIVGLDDGKSRTATVVARGGDGEKKFQVRVLLLTPKEVEYFRNGGILHYVLRQLASKKTAA from the coding sequence ATGGCCGACTCCTTCGCCACCCGCGCCCAACTTGATGTCAACGGCAAGTCCCTGACCTATTACAGCCTGCCGCGCCTCGCGCAGCGCTTCGACCTGGCCAAACTGCCCTTCTCGATGAAGATCCTGCTGGAGAACCTGCTCCGCCACGAAGATGGCGTGACGGTCACGGCCGAACACATCGAAGCGGTCGCCACCTGGGACGCAAAGAGCGAAGCCGAAACCGAAATCGCGTTCATGCCGGCACGCGTGGTGCTGCAGGACTTCACCGGCGTGCCCTGCGTGGTCGACCTCGCCGCGATGCGCGATGCGGTGACCAAGCTCGGCGGCGACGCCTCGCGCATCAATCCGCTGATTCCGTCCGAACTGGTCATCGACCACTCGGTGCAGGTCGACGTGTTCGGCCGCGCCGACGCACTGGACCTCAACGGCAAGATCGAATTCGAGCGCAACATGGAGCGTTACAGCTTCCTGCGCTGGGGCCAGAAGGCCTTCCACAACTTCAAGGTCGTGCCGCCGAACACCGGCATCGTGCACCAGGTGAACCTCGAAAACCTCGCGCGCGTGGTCGTCGAGCGCGACGTGCAGCTGCCCGACGGCAGCACCGAAGCGCAGGCGTTCCCGGACACCGTGTTCGGCACCGACTCGCACACCACGATGATCAACGGCATCGGCGTGCTCGGCTGGGGCGTCGGCGGCATCGAAGCCGAAGCGGCGATGCTCGGCCAGCCTTCCTCGATGCTCATCCCGCAGGTCGTCGGCTTCAAGCTCACCGGCAAGCTGCCCGAAGGCACCACCGCCACCGACCTCGTGCTCACCGTCACGCAGATGCTGCGTGCGCTCGGCGTGGTCGGTAAGTTCGTCGAGTTCTACGGCGACGGCCTGCAGCACCTGCCGCTCGCCGACCGCGCGACGATCGCCAACATGGCGCCGGAATACGGCGCGACCTGCGGCATCTTCCCGATCGACGCCGAAGCGGTGAACTACCTGCGCCTGTCGGGCCGCAGCGAAGCGCAGATCGCCTTGGTGGAGGCCTACGCGAAGGCGCAGGGCATGTGGCATGACGCCAACACGCCGCACGCCACGTACTCGGCCACGCTCGAACTCGACCTGTCGGACGTCAAGCCCTCGCTCGCCGGCCCGAAGCGTCCGCAGGACCGCGTGCTGCTCGAGAAGGTGAAGGACAACTTCCACGCCAACCTCGAAGGCCTCACCGCCAGCCGCACCGCGAAGAAGACCGAAGTCGTGCGCATGGATGCCGAAGGCGGCGACCAGCCGCAGGCCGAGCATCTCGCCGCCAAGCCGAAGTCGAAGATCCGCATCGCCGACCAGGATTGCGAACTCTCCGACGGCTCGGTCGTGATCGCCGCGATCACCTCGTGCACCAACACCTCCAACCCCGCCGTGATGCTCGGCGCCGGCCTGCTCGCGCGCAACGCGGTCAGGCTGGGCCTGAAGGTCAAGCCGTGGGTGAAGACCTCGCTCGGCCCGGGTTCGCTGGTCGTCACCGATTACCTCAAGAAGGCGAACGTGCTCGGCGACCTGGAGAAGCTCGGCTTCTTCGTCGTCGGCTACGGCTGCACCACGTGCATCGGCAACTCCGGCCCGCTGCCGGATGAAGTGTCCAAGGGCATCGCGGAGAACGAACTCGTCGTGGCGTCGGTGCTCTCGGGCAACCGCAACTTCGAAGGTCGCGTGCATCCGGAAGTGAAGATGAACTACCTGGCCTCGCCGCCGCTGGTGGTCGCCTACGCGCTCGCCGGCACGGTCGACATCAACCTCGACGTGGAGCCGCTCGGCAAGGATGCGAACGGCAAGGACGTGTTCCTGCGCGACATCTGGCCGAGCAACAAGGACGTCGGCGACACCATCGCCGCTACCGTGGGTCCGGAGCTGTTCGCTAAGAACTACGCCGACGTGTTCAAGGGCGACTCCCGCTGGAACCAGATCGCGTCGCCGGAAGGCGAGTCGTACAAGTGGGACGGCGGTTCGACGTACATCAAGAACCCGCCCTACTTCGACGGCATGACGATGCATGTCGGCAACATCTCCGACATCCACGGCGCGCGCGTGCTCGGCCTGTTCGGCGACTCGATCACCACCGACCACATCTCGCCGGCCGGCAACATCAAGAAGGATTCGCCGGCGGGCCGCTTCCTGCAGGAACGCGGCGTGCAGCCGGTCGACTTCAACAGCTACGGCTCGCGTCGCGGCAACGACGACGTGATGGTGCGTGGCACCTTCGCCAACATCCGCATCAAGAACCTGATGTTCGGTGGCGAAGAAGGCGGCAACACGCTGTTCTTCGACAAGGCCGGCCGTCCGGGCGAGAAGATGGCGATCTACGACGCCGCCATGAAGTACAAGGCCGACAAGACCCCGCTCGTCGTATTCGCCGGCAAGGAATACGGCACCGGTTCGTCGCGCGACTGGGCGGCGAAGGGCACCAACCTGCTGGGCGTGAAGGCGGTCGTGGCCGAGAGCTTCGAGCGCATCCACCGCTCGAACCTGGTCGGCATGGGCGTGCTGCCGCTGCAGTTCATGGACGGCGAGAACGCGAAGTCGCTGGGCCTGACGGGTTCGGAGACCTTCGACATCGTCGGCCTCGACGATGGCAAGTCGCGCACGGCGACGGTCGTCGCGCGCGGCGGCGACGGCGAGAAGAAGTTCCAGGTGCGCGTGCTGCTGCTGACGCCGAAGGAAGTCGAGTACTTCCGCAACGGCGGCATCCTGCACTACGTGCTGCGCCAGCTGGCTTCGAAGAAGACGGCGGCGTAA
- the aat gene encoding leucyl/phenylalanyl-tRNA--protein transferase yields MTMRMPVVLDDTYVFPPAERALEEPNGLLAVGGDLSAPRLLAAYRAGVFPWYSHGQPILWWTPDPRMVFATDGVNLSSRFRRGLRNTQWEVRADTAFDAVVDACAHIPRAGQRGTWITPAMRRAYNALHRLGHAHSIEVFDDGRLVGGLYGVSVGTMFFAESMFSAESGGSKVALAALAHRLHAWGWPLIDAQVENPHLVSLGALALPRAGFLERIAPLVETPEPPGAWTTRFGSLEASALAR; encoded by the coding sequence ATGACGATGCGCATGCCCGTCGTCCTCGATGACACCTACGTGTTCCCGCCCGCCGAGCGTGCGCTCGAGGAACCCAACGGCTTGCTCGCCGTGGGCGGGGATCTGTCGGCACCGCGCCTGTTGGCCGCCTATCGCGCCGGCGTGTTCCCCTGGTACTCGCACGGGCAGCCGATCCTGTGGTGGACGCCGGATCCGCGCATGGTGTTCGCCACCGACGGCGTGAACCTGTCCTCGCGCTTCCGTCGCGGGCTGCGCAACACCCAGTGGGAGGTGCGCGCAGACACCGCGTTCGACGCCGTGGTCGACGCCTGCGCGCACATCCCGCGCGCCGGGCAGCGCGGCACCTGGATCACGCCCGCGATGCGGCGCGCCTACAACGCCCTGCATCGGCTCGGGCACGCGCACAGCATCGAGGTGTTCGACGATGGGCGCCTCGTGGGCGGGTTGTACGGCGTATCGGTGGGAACGATGTTCTTCGCCGAAAGCATGTTCAGCGCCGAATCGGGCGGATCGAAAGTCGCCCTCGCCGCCCTCGCCCATCGCCTGCACGCGTGGGGCTGGCCCCTGATCGATGCGCAGGTGGAGAACCCGCACCTGGTCTCGTTGGGGGCGCTGGCGCTGCCGCGGGCCGGATTCCTGGAAAGGATCGCCCCACTGGTGGAGACCCCCGAACCGCCCGGCGCATGGACCACGCGTTTCGGAAGCCTGGAAGCCTCCGCCCTCGCTCGCTGA
- the mnmA gene encoding tRNA 2-thiouridine(34) synthase MnmA, translating into MEAHRSIRTVVGMSGGVDSSVAALMLREAGEPIAGLFMQNWADDGSGDCRADEDRRDAVAVCGRLGIPIHFRDFSREYWDGVFAHFLAEYAAGRTPNPDVLCNREIKFKHFLDAAHALGAERIATGHYARVEHSNGRARLLRAADRNKDQSYFLHQLGQAQLSSTLFPLGHLRKEEVRRIAQDAALPTHAKKDSTGICFIGERDFREFLARYLPAKPGEIRDPQGRVVGEHPGVFFFTLGQREGLHIGGVRGREAAPWYVVAKDVARNVLVVDQGSDSPYLQSNTLLTESAHWIAGAPPAAHFACTAQTRYRQHDEACTVRVRDDGSLDVAFSRPQRAVTPGQSLVLYDGEECLGGAVIARTDAPLEAATPEGALQTPLQESHPA; encoded by the coding sequence ATGGAGGCACACCGTTCCATTCGCACCGTCGTCGGCATGTCCGGCGGCGTCGACTCGTCGGTCGCCGCGCTGATGTTGCGCGAGGCGGGCGAGCCGATCGCGGGACTGTTCATGCAGAACTGGGCCGACGACGGCAGCGGCGACTGCCGCGCCGACGAGGATCGCCGCGATGCGGTGGCGGTGTGCGGGCGACTGGGCATCCCGATCCACTTCCGCGATTTCTCGCGCGAATACTGGGACGGCGTGTTCGCCCACTTCCTCGCCGAATACGCCGCGGGCCGCACGCCCAACCCGGACGTGTTGTGCAACCGCGAGATCAAGTTCAAGCACTTCCTCGACGCGGCACATGCGCTGGGCGCCGAACGCATCGCGACGGGCCACTACGCGCGCGTCGAACATTCGAACGGACGCGCGCGCCTGCTGCGCGCCGCCGACCGCAACAAGGACCAGAGCTACTTCCTGCACCAGCTCGGCCAGGCGCAACTGTCGTCCACGCTGTTCCCGCTCGGCCACCTGCGCAAGGAAGAAGTGCGCCGCATCGCGCAGGACGCCGCGCTGCCGACGCATGCGAAGAAGGATTCGACCGGCATCTGTTTCATCGGCGAACGCGACTTCCGCGAATTCCTCGCGCGCTACCTGCCCGCGAAGCCCGGCGAGATCCGCGACCCGCAGGGCCGCGTCGTGGGCGAACACCCGGGCGTGTTCTTCTTCACGCTGGGGCAGCGCGAAGGCCTGCACATCGGCGGCGTGCGCGGCCGCGAGGCGGCACCGTGGTACGTGGTGGCCAAGGACGTGGCGCGCAACGTGCTCGTGGTGGACCAGGGCAGCGACTCGCCCTACCTGCAATCGAACACGCTGCTGACCGAAAGCGCACACTGGATCGCGGGCGCGCCACCCGCGGCGCACTTCGCCTGCACGGCGCAGACCCGTTACCGCCAGCACGATGAAGCGTGCACCGTGCGGGTGCGCGATGATGGGTCCCTGGATGTCGCGTTTTCGCGCCCGCAGCGCGCTGTCACGCCGGGACAATCGCTGGTGTTGTACGACGGCGAGGAATGCCTGGGCGGCGCGGTGATCGCCCGCACCGACGCCCCGCTGGAGGCCGCGACGCCGGAAGGCGCATTGCAGACCCCGCTTCAGGAGAGCCACCCCGCATGA
- the clpA gene encoding ATP-dependent Clp protease ATP-binding subunit ClpA: MFSKDLEQTIGQCYKRAREARHEFMTVEHLLLALLDNPSAEAVLKAIGADFPRLRHELDKAIETSVAKLADDDGRDTQPTLGFQRVLQRAVYHVQSSGKKEVTGANVLVAIYGEKDSHAVYFLNQQDVTRLDVVNYLSHGITRQGEGEDSQGQDESKQGEDGEHKGDALAEFASNLNDLALAGKIDPLVGRADEVERTIQVLCRRRKNNPLYVGEAGVGKTALAEGLAKRIVEGNVPEVLADAVIYALDLGALVAGTKYRGDFEKRLKAVLAQLKKHPGAILFIDEIHTIIGAGSASGGTMDASNLIKPVLASGELRCIGSTTFQEYRGIFEKDRALARRFQKIDIVEPTVGETVEILHGLKPRYESHHGVVYADEALQAAVDLSVKHIGDRLLPDKAIDVIDEAGARQRLLPAAVRKSLIDVEEIEHIVAKMARIPTKQVSASDKDVLKNLDRNLKMVIFGQDPAIDTLVSAIKLARSGLGNPDKPIGNFLFSGPTGVGKTEVTRQLALQLGIELVRFDMSEYMEPHSVSRLIGAPPGYVGFDQGGLLTEKIVKTPHCVLLLDEVEKAHPDIFNILLQVMDRGVLTDTNGREANFKNVILVMTTNAGAAQASRRTIGFTKQDHSTDAMEIIRRSFSPEFRNRLDAVVQFQALGFDHILRVVDKFLIELEVQLHDKNVTLSATPAARDWLAQHGFDPLMGARPMARVIQEKIKRPLADELLFGKLVGGGRVSIDVVEGELRVEASPEPEKLLPVTV; this comes from the coding sequence ATGTTCAGTAAAGATCTCGAGCAGACCATCGGCCAGTGCTACAAGCGGGCTCGCGAAGCCCGTCATGAGTTCATGACCGTGGAGCACCTGCTTCTCGCGCTGCTCGACAACCCGTCCGCCGAGGCCGTGTTGAAGGCGATCGGCGCGGATTTCCCCCGCCTGCGCCACGAGTTGGACAAAGCCATCGAAACCTCGGTGGCCAAGCTCGCGGACGACGACGGGCGCGACACGCAACCCACGCTCGGATTCCAGCGCGTGCTCCAGCGCGCCGTGTACCACGTGCAGTCTTCGGGCAAGAAGGAAGTCACCGGTGCCAACGTGCTGGTGGCGATCTACGGCGAGAAGGATTCGCACGCCGTCTATTTCCTCAACCAGCAGGACGTCACGCGCCTGGACGTCGTGAACTACCTCTCGCACGGCATCACGCGCCAGGGCGAGGGCGAGGATTCGCAGGGCCAGGACGAGTCGAAGCAGGGCGAGGACGGCGAACACAAGGGCGATGCGCTCGCCGAGTTCGCGTCCAACCTCAACGACCTCGCGCTCGCCGGCAAGATCGATCCGCTGGTCGGCCGCGCCGATGAAGTCGAGCGCACCATCCAGGTGCTGTGCCGTCGCCGCAAGAACAACCCGCTCTACGTGGGCGAGGCCGGCGTGGGCAAGACCGCGCTCGCCGAAGGCTTGGCCAAGCGCATCGTCGAAGGTAACGTGCCGGAAGTGCTGGCCGATGCCGTCATCTACGCACTCGACCTCGGCGCGCTCGTGGCCGGCACCAAGTACCGCGGCGATTTCGAAAAGCGCCTGAAGGCCGTGCTCGCGCAACTGAAGAAGCATCCGGGCGCGATCCTCTTCATCGACGAAATCCATACGATCATCGGCGCCGGTTCCGCCTCGGGCGGCACGATGGACGCCTCGAACCTGATCAAGCCCGTGCTCGCCTCCGGCGAACTGCGCTGCATCGGGTCCACCACGTTCCAGGAATACCGCGGCATCTTCGAGAAGGACCGCGCGCTCGCGCGGCGCTTCCAGAAGATCGACATCGTCGAGCCGACGGTGGGCGAAACCGTGGAAATCCTTCACGGTCTGAAGCCGCGTTACGAATCGCACCACGGCGTGGTCTACGCCGACGAAGCGCTGCAGGCCGCGGTCGACCTGTCGGTGAAGCACATCGGCGATCGCCTGCTGCCCGACAAGGCCATCGACGTCATCGACGAAGCCGGTGCGCGCCAGCGCCTGTTGCCCGCCGCCGTGCGCAAGTCGCTGATCGACGTGGAAGAGATCGAGCACATCGTCGCCAAGATGGCGCGCATCCCGACCAAGCAGGTCAGCGCATCGGACAAGGACGTGCTGAAGAACCTGGACCGCAACCTGAAGATGGTGATCTTCGGGCAGGATCCGGCAATCGATACGCTCGTCTCGGCGATCAAGCTCGCGCGCTCCGGCTTGGGCAATCCGGACAAGCCAATCGGCAACTTCCTGTTCTCCGGCCCGACCGGCGTGGGCAAGACCGAAGTGACGCGCCAGCTCGCGCTGCAGCTGGGCATCGAACTCGTGCGCTTCGACATGTCCGAATACATGGAACCGCACTCGGTGAGCCGCCTGATCGGCGCCCCCCCGGGTTACGTCGGCTTCGACCAGGGCGGCCTGCTCACCGAGAAGATCGTCAAGACGCCGCACTGCGTGCTGCTGCTCGACGAGGTGGAGAAGGCACACCCGGACATCTTCAACATCCTGTTGCAGGTCATGGACCGGGGCGTGCTCACCGACACCAACGGGCGCGAAGCGAACTTCAAGAACGTGATCCTGGTGATGACCACGAATGCCGGCGCGGCGCAGGCCTCGCGGCGCACGATCGGTTTCACCAAGCAGGACCACAGCACCGATGCGATGGAAATCATCCGCCGCAGCTTCAGTCCGGAGTTCCGCAACCGCCTCGACGCGGTGGTGCAGTTCCAGGCGCTGGGCTTCGACCACATCCTGCGCGTGGTGGACAAGTTCCTGATCGAGCTCGAGGTGCAGCTGCACGACAAGAACGTCACGCTGTCGGCCACCCCGGCGGCGCGCGACTGGCTGGCGCAGCACGGCTTCGACCCGCTGATGGGCGCACGCCCGATGGCGCGCGTGATCCAGGAGAAGATCAAGCGGCCGCTGGCGGACGAACTGCTGTTCGGCAAGCTGGTGGGCGGCGGCCGGGTCAGCATCGACGTGGTGGAAGGCGAGCTCCGAGTGGAGGCCTCGCCGGAGCCGGAGAAGCTGCTACCGGTCACCGTGTAA
- a CDS encoding NUDIX hydrolase gives MSYREGRFWQPDVTVATVVVRDGRLLVVEERVNGALVINQPAGHLEPDESLVDAALRETREETGWDVRLTGFIGAYQWKAENGRHYLRFAFAAEPERHDPTRPLDTGIERAVWMTPAELDAIRDRHRSPLVWRVVADHLAGRRHPLSMVQQLA, from the coding sequence ATGAGCTACCGCGAAGGCCGTTTCTGGCAACCCGATGTCACCGTCGCCACGGTCGTGGTGCGCGACGGGCGCCTGCTGGTCGTGGAAGAACGCGTGAACGGCGCGTTGGTGATCAACCAGCCCGCCGGCCACCTGGAACCCGACGAAAGCCTGGTGGATGCCGCGTTGCGCGAAACGCGCGAGGAAACGGGCTGGGACGTCCGCCTCACCGGCTTCATCGGCGCGTACCAATGGAAGGCGGAGAACGGCCGCCACTACCTGCGTTTCGCGTTCGCCGCCGAGCCCGAACGCCACGATCCCACGCGTCCCCTGGACACCGGCATCGAACGCGCCGTGTGGATGACACCCGCCGAACTCGACGCCATCCGCGACCGCCATCGCAGCCCGCTGGTGTGGCGCGTCGTGGCCGACCACCTCGCGGGCCGTCGCCATCCGTTGTCGATGGTGCAGCAACTCGCCTGA
- the hflD gene encoding high frequency lysogenization protein HflD — protein sequence MSFMDDRVLALAGMVQALRQVRRIAETGEADNAVLGTATDSVFRIDAASPEEVYGHADALKPGMQLLLDYFSNSGGDARDDLLPRLALAVMQLERRFAREDATAKKVHEGILALAPTAERLGSTHPDVLNALGSLYSDTVSHLRPRVMVQGNPHYLGQAAIVSEIRAVLLAALRSAVLWRQLGGSLWDFVLRRRALVGSVQSQLRL from the coding sequence ATGAGCTTCATGGACGATCGCGTGCTTGCCCTTGCCGGCATGGTGCAGGCCCTGCGCCAGGTCCGGCGCATCGCCGAGACCGGCGAGGCGGACAACGCCGTGCTCGGAACCGCCACCGACAGCGTGTTCCGCATCGATGCCGCCTCACCCGAAGAGGTCTACGGCCACGCCGATGCGCTCAAGCCCGGCATGCAACTGCTGCTCGACTATTTCTCCAACAGCGGCGGCGATGCGCGCGACGACCTCCTGCCCCGCCTCGCGCTTGCCGTGATGCAGCTCGAACGGCGCTTCGCGCGCGAAGACGCCACCGCAAAGAAAGTCCACGAAGGCATCCTCGCGCTCGCGCCCACCGCCGAGCGGCTCGGCAGCACGCACCCGGACGTGTTGAACGCACTGGGCAGCCTGTACTCCGACACCGTCAGCCACCTGCGTCCGCGCGTCATGGTCCAGGGCAATCCGCATTACCTCGGCCAGGCCGCGATCGTGTCGGAGATCCGCGCCGTGCTGCTCGCCGCGCTGCGCTCGGCCGTGCTCTGGCGCCAGCTCGGCGGGAGCCTGTGGGATTTCGTGCTCCGCCGCCGCGCGCTGGTGGGCAGCGTGCAGTCGCAACTGCGGCTTTGA
- a CDS encoding GNAT family N-acetyltransferase: protein MKARIVGALSDIPASQWDALHDGAHPFIAHAFLEGLESQGCLRASYGWTPRHVVLFDDDVLVAAAPGYAKRNSHGEFVFDHAWAHAYAQHGRDYFPKWLGAVPYSPVTGPRLLARDAASRQALLEAILAHVRANGWSSAHINFHREDESAAFDAAWIPRIDIQYHWENRGAWPDFEAFLAAMDHKHRKNIRQERAKVARFGIRMRVVHGDEASEADLAAMHAFYLQTFREYGNTPALTLDFFRHLARTMPRALVLFFADLGGETVAGAMCLRGHDTLYGRYWGASVLAPGLHFETCYYQGIDYCLREGLRRFEPGAQGEHKLARGFLPTRTHSRHWIADPEFASAIAQWCAQETASVRRYEAALAAHSPFRVGA from the coding sequence ATGAAAGCGCGCATCGTTGGCGCGCTGTCCGACATCCCCGCTTCCCAATGGGATGCGCTGCACGACGGGGCGCATCCCTTCATCGCGCATGCCTTCCTCGAAGGGCTGGAATCGCAGGGCTGCCTGCGCGCGAGTTACGGGTGGACGCCGCGCCACGTCGTGCTGTTCGACGACGATGTGCTCGTCGCGGCCGCGCCCGGTTACGCCAAGCGCAATTCGCACGGCGAATTCGTCTTCGACCACGCATGGGCGCATGCCTACGCGCAGCACGGGCGGGACTACTTTCCGAAGTGGTTGGGCGCTGTGCCCTACTCGCCCGTCACCGGGCCGCGCCTGCTGGCGCGTGACGCGGCGAGCCGACAGGCCTTGCTCGAAGCCATCCTTGCGCATGTGCGCGCCAACGGATGGTCCTCGGCGCACATCAACTTCCATCGCGAGGACGAGTCCGCCGCCTTCGACGCCGCATGGATCCCGCGCATCGACATCCAGTACCACTGGGAGAACCGCGGCGCGTGGCCAGATTTCGAGGCCTTCCTCGCGGCGATGGACCACAAGCACCGCAAGAACATCCGGCAGGAACGGGCGAAGGTCGCGCGATTCGGAATCAGGATGCGCGTGGTCCACGGGGATGAGGCGAGCGAAGCGGACCTGGCCGCGATGCACGCCTTCTACCTGCAGACCTTCCGCGAGTACGGCAACACGCCGGCGCTGACGCTCGACTTCTTCCGCCACCTTGCGCGCACGATGCCGCGTGCGCTGGTCCTGTTCTTCGCCGACCTCGGCGGCGAAACCGTCGCCGGCGCGATGTGCCTGCGCGGCCACGACACGCTGTACGGGCGCTACTGGGGCGCGAGCGTCCTCGCGCCCGGCCTGCATTTCGAGACCTGTTACTACCAGGGCATCGACTATTGCCTGCGCGAAGGCCTGCGCCGCTTCGAACCGGGCGCGCAGGGCGAACACAAACTCGCGCGAGGATTCCTTCCCACGCGCACGCATAGTCGCCATTGGATCGCCGATCCGGAGTTCGCCTCCGCGATCGCACAGTGGTGCGCGCAGGAGACTGCTTCGGTGCGCCGTTACGAGGCGGCCCTCGCGGCGCATTCCCCGTTTCGCGTGGGCGCATGA
- the clpS gene encoding ATP-dependent Clp protease adapter ClpS has protein sequence MARKNEHDVHNDHSAMVETSKPETARPPLYSVLLLNDDYTPMDFVVDVLMRFFAMNLEKATQVMLHVHTRGRGVCGVFTRDVAESKVAQVNEYARVNQHPLLCTMEKA, from the coding sequence ATGGCACGCAAGAACGAACACGATGTTCACAACGACCACAGCGCGATGGTCGAAACCAGCAAGCCCGAAACGGCGCGCCCGCCGCTGTATTCGGTCCTGCTCCTCAACGACGATTACACGCCGATGGACTTCGTCGTGGACGTTTTGATGAGGTTTTTCGCGATGAACCTCGAAAAGGCGACCCAGGTGATGTTGCACGTGCACACGCGCGGCCGGGGTGTGTGCGGCGTGTTCACGCGCGACGTCGCAGAGTCGAAGGTGGCCCAGGTGAATGAGTACGCACGGGTCAACCAACACCCCTTGCTCTGCACGATGGAAAAGGCGTAA
- the infA gene encoding translation initiation factor IF-1 produces the protein MAKDDVIEFEGTVTETLPNTMFRVKLENGHEIIAHISGRMRKNYIRILTGDKVKVEMTPYDLTKGRITYRMK, from the coding sequence ATGGCCAAAGACGACGTCATCGAGTTCGAGGGTACGGTCACCGAAACCCTCCCGAACACCATGTTCCGGGTGAAGCTCGAGAACGGCCACGAGATCATTGCCCACATCTCCGGGCGCATGCGGAAGAACTACATCCGCATCCTCACCGGCGATAAGGTCAAGGTCGAAATGACCCCCTACGACCTGACCAAGGGTCGCATCACTTATCGCATGAAGTGA